In Halalkalicoccus subterraneus, a single window of DNA contains:
- a CDS encoding GNAT family N-acetyltransferase: MTAARPITVRRATRADLLSIYRIEKASFPQPWPFTAFEGFLDEPGFLVAVAGRSDRAGAREAMGEAEEDVVGYVVADSVPNHGRMIGHVKDLAVSPARRGEGIGRRLLSRALSTLGSESVGWVKLEVRDGNEPALALYREFGFELRRRVPRYYADGETALVMVRPIEA; this comes from the coding sequence GTGACCGCGGCGAGACCCATCACCGTTCGGCGGGCCACGCGGGCCGATCTGCTCTCGATCTACCGGATCGAGAAGGCCTCGTTTCCCCAGCCGTGGCCCTTCACGGCGTTCGAGGGGTTTCTCGACGAGCCCGGGTTCCTAGTCGCCGTCGCCGGACGGTCGGACCGAGCTGGCGCCCGCGAGGCGATGGGGGAGGCCGAGGAGGACGTCGTCGGCTACGTCGTCGCCGACAGCGTGCCCAACCACGGCCGGATGATCGGCCACGTCAAGGACCTCGCCGTCTCGCCCGCCCGACGCGGGGAAGGGATCGGGCGTCGCCTGCTCTCGCGGGCGCTGTCGACGCTCGGAAGCGAGAGCGTCGGATGGGTCAAACTCGAAGTACGCGACGGCAACGAGCCGGCGCTCGCGCTCTACCGGGAGTTCGGGTTCGAGCTGCGCCGACGGGTCCCCCGCTACTACGCCGACGGCGAGACCGCCCTCGTGATGGTCCGCCCGATCGAGGCGTAA